The DNA segment TAACCAATTCTACCAATTTTGATTACACCAtaagtaataaataataaataattcacATCCCAAGGGACATTACCTGCTTAATGTACATGTTGAAACTGACGTAACCGTACCTACGATAATTAAGCAAACAATCCATAAGCATCCATCAAATTAGGGGGAAAAAAACATTTATATGCATTCTTTGGTCACAGCAGCAGTGCACAcacaaaaatgagaaaaaagttACCATCACAAGAGAATTCAAAATCCACTTGCTCCATATCGAGCATTCACACACCCAAGTGAAGCTAAAGCTTAATTACTTTACCaaaccaattttcgaaaaataatcaGGAacgaaaacaataaaaataaatagaaaaactaCACGGATGCTAGCTCGCtctaagaaaacaaaaaaccaAGCAACTTTGACTTTCAAATCTGAAAATCAAGCACAAAATCACAGCGTGAAGTTTTACTTTACGTTGTGCTCTCGTATTCAAGCACCAAAGCAAAGAAATCCGAGTAATATTTACCTCGTGAACCTTTTTAgggtttcaaaaaattttcagaaatttgaaagaaaaaaaaaagacagagCGAAGACGCATCAGCAGACTAAGAATCATGTTACGAATTCGTTGCAACTTTATGGATGAAAATtgaattgagaattgcagaGAGAGTTAGTTACCTGAGGCACGGAGAAGGTTCAGTAAACAGTGTGTTTAGTAGTATCCAAGTCAGAGCTGCAGAAGCTTTTTTTACTTTCGTTCTCTGGGTGCGCAGGATAAGGCGTGCGCTACAGTGGCGCCCCTTAGCCTACTTCTTCGAGGTGGACGTGGAGGAAGCGGGAAAAAAAAGAAGCGGCAAAAATTGGGATATTTTTCGGTTTTTGTTTTTAACCCGCACAATGCGCGGAGAAGTTgattatttatactatatagtatattttaataaatattatattaaaaatattttagagaatatattataaatagattttgaatttatttatttttaaaaaagacataggttatttttattagagttaTACATAactgtattttctttttttttcattttttcatttgtATTAATGGCtacattttatcttttcttacgattttttgtttgtaaataatgaaaaaaataaatgaatgagtaagaaaaatatataaaatgttatattaaatttaaaaaaattttgacaatTAGTAtaagagattaagaaatgaagaaTAGTAAGAGTTTTAATACGTATAAGTtgtagaatttgaatatttgtaactgaaattttttataattattattattatgacacttttaatgtatgtttgttgtatttaattagtatttgatatttcaattgaataataatagataagagttttcttttttaatttgtttaaaatattttactaaatagtGATCGGAGTAacatgtaaaaaaaaggaacaCGTGAATGTAAATTGTGGAAGAAGTACTCCACatgtaaaataacaatttataatttgatgatgaaataTTGCAATCGATAGTATATAGGAAGCAATAATTTTAAACGCACATTAATTTTGGTTGTGAACCGTTTACAAAATAAGAATACATAAACTTTGTGCTACTTGCAATGAGTTCACaattaaaatgttattatttataataaataaatagggctattgaaaattatattaaacaatGAGAAGAGAAAACGGCAAAGTTGAAAATCTTTAGGAAGATACCTGGGACAAATTTTCTACGTTAGCGGCACCGAATAGTGATGTTGGTTTGAGACCCATAATCGAGTTCTGGCAGAAAACCGCAAGAGGAGGAATGGAGTTTGCCCTGATTTATGCAATTTATGCAATGCGGCTTTGTCGGAGATGAACATCGCGATGTACAATTTGTTTTTAGGAAAAAACAATGGCTTATGGGACCGGAAGAAGAGGGAAGAAATATGATGGGACCGAAAGAGGATGGAGGAAATAAgatcttgataaggatatgtgCTAATAGGGTGAGGGATTGAGAAAGGTAACAAGCTCTTTGGTTTTGAGAGTTTTTTGTTGGGGTAAAtgttaatttgtatttttgttgttttagaaACAAggattgatttggaaaaagttaatttgttggtttttactgtgtttttagttttttttttgtgtttttttatgtaaaaataaaagttgatTTAACAGATTTGAGTGGTGGATTCTAACATTTTGCGAAATAAGCGTTGGTGTTGACATGGcgttagtagaagaagagaaataatTTAGAAGTAATATGGGTAAACATATGtatctacttttatatattaaaaaaagatacaggattaaaaaagaaaaagcgcAATCAATAcaattaaatttagaaaaataatatcaatatatttttaaaaaatatcattctttatatattaaaatttaaaatattttaagagaCTGATTTGAATATCATATATgttactaaaatttaatttttatatatcattagtATAAATAATTAGGATAAATTACATATGTAaactttttaacaaaattatacAGATCTCCTAAATTGAatttagttgcatgcatatttAGTTTGATCCtctaaataaatagaattattttttaatataaatcgaatcaattGGATTcgatttagtatatatatattgcaccattagtaaattaaattaatttattttctattaatacaacatatatatgtaaattGATTCAATTTACTGCTGCACAGCACACATGCTGAATTGAATCAGTTTTAGATtcgtttatttattatttgttgactttaaaatataaatatcaataaaaaaatatctcccacttaaattcaactaaaataccaaacaaatcaaaatgaataataatagaaattcaaattttgtattttagttcaaatcctagaaaatttatatttttacaaacttataaatttaaaatggaataataaacaatttttaaaaattcgttaaaaaatattatttgactCATTAATATCTAAAGAATTAAgactttaatattaaaaaatttaatacaaagtTCTAAAGGTGATATAAGAGTTAAAACCTCATATTTTTTGAGATagttatacaatataaaaataccaaCTATTAATTGAAAATCGAATAAATTTACTACTAGCTACTAgatataacatatacatactaaATTAAATCCAATTGATTCAATTTACATAGAAGATCAAACGAACTATACATGTAACTAAATTCAGTTTAAGACATttgcataattttaattttgtatcaatttactcaaataattaaatattaaataataaaagatggaCTAATTAACAGATATGAAATGTGCTCATTAGTCCATTAGTGGATCTAATATGAATATATGATCAAgaattattactttttatttattttttgtgactATACTTTTTATTGATTcgtaatttaattaatttgtataGCACTATAAGTTTAAATAAGGATGCAGCTATGAATGTTGTCAATTATATTTGAATTGGTACATACTAAAATTAgccattaatataaaatatatattaaatataaaatatataatatatatttatagacaaatatataatactaattttaatatacatgtGGTATTTTTGTTGAACAAATATTAATTGTTTTGTAATTTCCGTGCAAGGCACAGCTTGGACACTAGTTATGAACTTATGGTAGAAGAATGGAGTCATAATAAAGGTTTCTAATTCTCTATCAATTAAATTTGTTcattaatatttgatttgaaggaAAATCTATTAttcagtttaaaaaaaatagatgaatAATTTATCTGTTAAACATTAACATCCGATAAtcaattttaaacaaatatCGTGTTTAAAATTGCAAATAATGGTCCAATGTTTCACCGTAGTGTCCTCTCCTCCTCTgaaattgttaattttgttgaaatttatGAAACCGTTGTTACTTGTTAGTATTGTGTTGTTGAAATCAGCTATAACAATGGAGGCTGTGTTGTTGACATTGGTAGAATTGTTCTTGAGACTGAGAAAGAATTAgtggttgaaaaataaatttgatagaATTCATATGCTAAAGATTTATTTTACATTACAAATTGTTAGAAATATAGAGATAAATCGGCCcctatttatttttcattagttaatataatatttaccaataaaattattatcgTAAAATGATTAGTAATTACTTTTCTTAACATTTAATGATAGTCTCATGTTAAATAATATTAGGGTGTGTTTggtttatatttgtattttttgtttttattttcagtttttattattttttttaattttgaaaagaaaaaaataaaaataagaagtgaaaataaaaaataaaattttattattttcactttttttcacaaaatttaaaaaatagagtgaaaatataaataaaaataaaaaatgcaaacCAAATGGACTCTAAAATTTCAGGGTTattatccttttttttatagataaccttgtctttaaaaaaaaaactgcgACTTTGAGAGAAATTTTATTACTGtgttacttttaattaaagACTATCATTcacctaaaaatatatttacattTATCAACCGTACATACAAATTAATTCCatataattttaagataaaataacatagagGAAAATAGTTCAATTAcgagatataaaaaataaaattaaaaaataaacctaccaaatttgtaaaattatgaATCATAAATCAACTATACTCAGCCAGGTCCAAGGGTTTGAAGTATTTCCCATCTATGAGGAAGGTTCCAATGCTAAGCCGCACTGCCCACACATCTTTGGGTTTTCTTGACACGATTCTGCAGAAAGATATGCATTTGATTGAAGTCTtgatgataataaattaatagttaaaagaaGCAGAGATGAATGAAAGAGTTTGAAGTACCTTCCAACATCACCAGGCTTGACCAAACCAGAATTAACCCTAAGACATGGAACAGAAGCAGCAGTCTTAATCATTTTAGGAGCCTCTGTAAAAATAATAGGTGAACCTATCTGTAGCTTTGGACCCTTTGCTTGCAGTTCTATGTTATCTTCTGATGAGTCTTTTGATTCACACTTTACCACAGTAACAGCATTTGCTCTTTGTAGTTGATTGTGTTGGAAGAAACAAGTCTTCTGAAGCTTTGAAAAAACTGAAGATTTAGTAGTAGTAGCAAATGAATAAGGTAAAGCCATGATTAGTTTATGCAgagttatctttattttcttctaagAACAAAAGGAGTAATTGAAGGGCAAGACAATCTGTTTGGGAGCAAATTAGATATTTGTATGGTTCATATATATTTGAGAAGGCCACTCAAAAGAtaacataaaagaataaaatattgaaaaatatattattactcttatttttttatatgatatatttgtataaatttattaaaaaaataatatttttaaaataaaaataataatattcattcttaacagatattttttattaaatatatttaactaTGTTATCATATCGTATTGTATTGGATAATGTAGATCTTTTATTTTTCGATCTCAAAagtctttttttataatttattaattttaatagataCTAAATAATTAGATTTAGAAGaccaatttttaattaattaatattaattaaatttttttattgttaaattatttttttctaaatctaatatgacattaaaattaaacttattggtatttttcattaaaaaattggagaaaaaaagaaaagaaaagaaaaacctaaTTTTCCAACACTCACACAGACACTATACTTAGCCTTCCTACGCAATAAACCAAGAGAGATCAGAGAAGAGAGAACCGGTTCGTCGTTGGTGGTTCGCCTCCTGCGTCCGCGTCTCTTCTATTTCCGCCGCAGCTGGCTGTTCTGCTCGTGCATTTGAGTCCCGCCGTCACCGCTGGTGGTTCGCCGCATCTGTTCGCGCTTCAGCCTCTCCTCGCCTCTGGTCGCAGCTTTTCTCCTTTGCTCGCCGCTTCTGTTTCTCTTGCTTCGCTTTTGCGCCTCTGCTCAGCTCTGGTGtgttctttttctattttgtgtACCTAAGTTAGTTTAATTAGCCAACTTAGGCATTTAGCTAAAGTAGTTTGTTGGTTACTTGGTTCATTTAGTTCTTCATTTAGCTAATTAGGTTGATTTAGTTCTTGTTTTAGCTAATTAGTTCATTGGTTGATTGAGCTGCTAGTTCGTTAATTTGTTCATTTAGTTCTATTTCACTTTTAAAGATTTCTTAATCACAAACACTAGCTCAAGAACAAGCATCAACTCCTGAggctttttaaatttttatttgatttgatttttttatagttttatatgtttatttaattatgaccTGGTCCAAAGGTGACCCTGTACTGACAGATGCCGTTTCGGTTCTGTTAACCATGCTTGGTGGTGTTGGGGTTTTAGCGTTTTAGGGTTTTACCAGAAGTAGCACTAGCTGTAAGCTGAAACATCAGTTCCCACTTCCATAATCGCCAATCAGCGCTTTGAGTTCTGAAAGGCGGAGATGAAGGTGAAAAAGCAGAGGAGGCACAGGAAGGTTCTAAGATTCTTCACTACTTGCTTTGGTTTGAGGAAGCCATTCAAGGTTCTCTGCGATGGCACCTTCGTTAACCATCTCATTGTCAATCGCATAACCCCTGCCGACGATGCCCTTGCCAATATCCTCACTGCTCCCGTTAAGCTTTATACAACGAGGtcctttctttatttatttgttatgttcttttttgttttaatttctgttcATGGAAATAGTATATACCCTTGATTAGCTTTATCTGTAGGCAGTATGCAGTTGTAGAATGTATGACATTCTTGAGAATTTTACACTAGGAATCGTATATCGGAATAGTATATACCTTTTTACTTTCTTTAAAGTAAACAAATAGGTGTTTGAAGAGTTTTACAATAGACTTAGAAGTcctaaagtaaaaaaaaaaaaaaactggtacCAAATAAGTTCCTAGGAAAATCTGTGATCGATTTATAAGTCCATGGAGAAAAAAGTAAGCCCTTCAAAAATTGTAACTCTGGACTAATGTCTATAGCAAAATTCTTCGTGACATACTTGCCTTGTCTtattacactttttttttcttttttaatctcATTGATATATAAATGCTTAATTGGGAAAAATGGCTTCAACGCTGCAGATGTGTTTTAGCCGAGTTGAAACGACTTGGTAGCTCATATTCTGAGGCTCTTGAGGCAGCTCAACAACTCATAATAGCAAGGTCATATTTCTTATGTTCCTTTCTACTTCCAGGTTTTCCTTAGTGCTGAAACAAATATGGATACGATGCCAAATAAAATCACTTGTATTGCAACCTCTTTCTCGTTtaccttctatttattttattttttctatcatGACATATATCCTTGACCCCTAAGTTGAATGAAATTTTGTACTACTTTCAATTGGTTAGACTCCTATACGACACTAGACTTTTCTACAGAGTAAACCAGCATCTAATTCCACAAAATTATACTCTTCGTGCAATCTGAATTTCATAATTATACAAGATTATCCTTGAGGATACAAAATTTGGGTCATTCCTTAGGAGTAGAGGGAGATATAAAAAGTATCTAGGTGCTTAGCCCCTTTGTTCATCCAACATTTTTCCTGAAATATTTgtaagttattttattaaaataataatgtgGTCCatgtaattaataaaactaattctAATTATAGTGGGTTAAATATGATGGCTGTTACtcaataaaggaataaaattagtgggattttaaataaaataaaaggtatCTCTCCCCTCTCTCTTCAGAACAGAAAAGTAGAGGttacattttaaaaagaaataacgtaacaaaagaaaaaagagaccTCTGCGCCTCAACTCAACGGTTTTCTCTGCGTCATCAATGAGAAAGTGAAAGGAAAGAAGGAAGAGAGGGGAAAGCACCCAGAACTAGCCGCATACTAAATCAATTTTGATTTCCGAGATAATGATTTAGAGGATTTCATCTTTTGTAGTGTATTTTCCAGCTGAGTATATACCGTGTTTGGGGACTACTGTAGAGTGTTGATATTTTTCTATTAGATGAGTTTCAAGATGTTTGAATTTGAGCACCAGTATTTCTGTGGATATGGACATTCACTTTTATCTAAATTCTAATTTGCAGATGTGAGCATGAAAAATGTACTGGGGCAGAAGCCTGCGTCATACAGGTCATTGGAGAAAATAATTCCGAGCACTTTTTTGTTGCTAGTCAAGACACTGACCTGCGGAAAAAATTGCGAGAGGTTAGTATGCTTTTATGTATAGATTTTAATGTTGATTCTGATAGTTGGATGGAAAATGTCGTTCACATAATTGAGGAAcaatatatttgataaatatCTAGAAAAGAATCTCTCCTGTTTGTTGCACTTGAAATACAGTTATCATGAGAATATGTTCTTGGTAgcaaacatctttttttttagaGATAGGAATTTTTTTTCATGGCTTTCTTTGGTGTTTGTTTAATGGGGTTTCTTTAACTGAtattaaattgcattattacatagcaaatttttttatatattacctATGCATTTTGTATCTGTGAGGATGGATTATCCCCTTgtcattttaataaaatttctttttttacagaaaaaaattccaaaacttATTGAAGTGTTGCTATACTGATGCATACAATACATGTAGAATTGTACCTTCTGGTataggtttattttgttttaatgatTTAATCTGTCTGTAGGTTCCTGGTGTGCCTCTCATATATGGTCTCAGAAACACACTTTTCCTTGAACCTATATCTGCATTTCAGTTGCAATATGTTAAAActtctggagaaaaacgattgcatatggaCGATAGAGAGTACCAGATATTTAGGAGTAAGGTAATGAATAGATTATCTGGTGAGGAAGCAGACGAAATAATGGAAAACAAGGATTCAAGAGATGAAACTATAAAAGTAGAAGCATTAAAAAGGAGCAGCACCGCAAGGAATCCAATGGAAATCAAGGATAAACCTCAGTTCAAGAGAAAAAGAGCAAAGGTATTCACA comes from the Arachis duranensis cultivar V14167 chromosome 7, aradu.V14167.gnm2.J7QH, whole genome shotgun sequence genome and includes:
- the LOC107496761 gene encoding protein CHLORORESPIRATORY REDUCTION 42, chloroplastic; the encoded protein is MALPYSFATTTKSSVFSKLQKTCFFQHNQLQRANAVTVVKCESKDSSEDNIELQAKGPKLQIGSPIIFTEAPKMIKTAASVPCLRVNSGLVKPGDVGRIVSRKPKDVWAVRLSIGTFLIDGKYFKPLDLAEYS
- the LOC107496805 gene encoding uncharacterized protein LOC107496805, with amino-acid sequence MKVKKQRRHRKVLRFFTTCFGLRKPFKVLCDGTFVNHLIVNRITPADDALANILTAPVKLYTTRCVLAELKRLGSSYSEALEAAQQLIIARCEHEKCTGAEACVIQVIGENNSEHFFVASQDTDLRKKLREVPGVPLIYGLRNTLFLEPISAFQLQYVKTSGEKRLHMDDREYQIFRSKVMNRLSGEEADEIMENKDSRDETIKVEALKRSSTARNPMEIKDKPQFKRKRAKGPNPLSCKKKKSRESQNVGTSKETKQGDRSENAVKRSRKRKRSQKRQTATET